In a single window of the Raphanus sativus cultivar WK10039 chromosome 9, ASM80110v3, whole genome shotgun sequence genome:
- the LOC108828605 gene encoding proteasome subunit alpha type-1-A, giving the protein MFRNQYDTDVTTWSPTGRLFQVEYAMEAVKQGSAAIGLRSRSHVVLACVNKAQSELSSHQKKIFKVDDHIGVAIAGLTADGRVLSRYMRSEAINHSFTYESPLPVGRLVVHLADKAQVCTQRSWKRPYGVGLLVGGLDESGAHLYYNCPSGNYFEYQAFAIGSRSQAAKTYLERRFESFGDSSKEDLIKDAILAVRETLQGETLKSSLCTVSVLGVGEPFHFLDQETIQKVIDTFEKVPEEEEGEAGEGEAEAAPAEQGGDGGGAGDQDVAPMEM; this is encoded by the exons atgttCAGGAATCAGTACGACACGGACGTGACGACATGGAGCCCAACGGGCCGTCTCTTCCAAGTGGAATACGCCATGGAAGCAGTGAAGCAAGGCTCCGCGGCGATCGGACTCAGATCTCGCTCCCACGTCGTCCTCGCCTGCGTCAACAAGGCCCAATCCGAGCTCTCCTCTCACCAGAAGAAGATCTTCAAAGTCGATGACCATATCGGCGTCGCAATCGCCGGTCTCACCGCCGACGGCCGTGTTCTCTCTCGTTACATGAGATCGGAGGCTATCAATCACTCCTTCACCTATGAGTCTCCGCTCCCCGTCGGACGTCTCGTCGTTCATCTCGCTGATAAGGCCCAG GTCTGTACCCAGCGATCATGGAAACGTCCATATGGCGTGGGTTTGTTGGTAGGTGGATTGGATGAGTCCGGAGCCCATCTTTACTACAACTGCCCAAGCGGAAACTACTTCGAGTATCAAGCTTTTGCTATCGGGTCCCGTTCTCAAGCCGCAAAGACTTATCTGGAGCGTAGGTTTGAGAGCTTTGGGGATTCTTCAAAAGAAGATCTGATCAAAGATGCTATTCTGGCTGTGAGGGAGACATTGCAAGGAGAAACACTGAAGAGTTCTCTCTGCACGGTCTCTGTCCTAGGTGTCGGTGAGCCGTTCCACTTCTTGGACCAGGAAACTATCCAGAAAGTGATTGACACATTTGAGAAAGTACCTGAAGAAGAGGAAGGTGAGGCTGGTGAGGGTGAGGCTGAAGCTGCACCAGCGGAGCAGGgtggtgatggtggtggtgCAGGTGACCAAGACGTGGCTCCGATGGAAATGTGA
- the LOC108826350 gene encoding uncharacterized protein LOC108826350, which translates to MKGRAYVMIFFFWALLTIITPMLVSWSQALKEHNKKDSGPRRMMGHSVEMFLTREIVERLEEEELMMEPSMAPTPEDNPVLPSKNQTSKRIKQQEGSVTKHKHPMSSR; encoded by the exons ATGAAAGGAAGAGCCTATGTaatgatcttcttcttctgggcTCTTCTCACTATCATCACCCCAATGCTAGTTAGCTGGTCTCAGGCTCTCAAAG AACATAACAAAAAGGACTCCGGTCCAAGGCGAATGATGGGACATTCAGTAGAAATGTTTCTGACAAGAGAGATTGTTGAACgcttagaagaagaagagttgatGATGGAGCCGTCAATGGCGCCTACCCCTGAAGATAACCCTGTTTTACCTTCCAAGAATCAAACTTCAAAGAGGATAAAACAACAAGAAGGATCAGTCACTAAACATAAACATCCCATGAGTTCGCGATAA
- the LOC108827658 gene encoding zinc-finger homeodomain protein 13, whose product MDETKSKQEEKRRRRTKPTPICRETGDHVHYPPTRPTKPTPPPHAPPSILESISRLCPNPKPRYGECRKNQAASTGTTAYDGCGEFVSADPGEDSPDCAACGCHRSFHLREESTILEALKISPSRFRQIFCSPYGEAAEEKTKRIATDRSSEEEAGRGKRAKTRFTAEQTEEMRSYAEKLGWKVSNESRERVKEFCDGIGVTRRKLRVWMNNHSEANVRRLAGEEGVKRFKTKFTADQTERMRSYAEKLTWKVGPEDREETEGFCNEIGVNLNNFMTWMNNQKEERDL is encoded by the coding sequence aTGGACGAGACGAAATCGAAGCAAGAAGAAAAACGCAGACGTCGAACTAAACCTACACCCATTTGCCGCGAAACCGGGGATCACGTCCACTACCCTCCCACGCGCCCAACAAAACCAACTCCCCCTCCTCACGCGCCACCCTCGATCCTCGAATCGATCTCCCGCCTCTGTCCCAATCCCAAGCCGCGCTACGGCGAATGCAGGAAGAATCAGGCAGCCAGCACCGGCACCACCGCCTACGACGGCTGCGGAGAGTTCGTCAGCGCCGATCCCGGAGAAGATTCCCCGGATTGCGCCGCATGCGGCTGCCACCGCAGCTTCCACCTCCGCGAGGAATCTACGATCCTCGAAGCGCTCAAGATTTCGCCGTCGCGGTTTCGCCAGATCTTCTGCTCTCCTTACGGAGAGGCGGCCGAAGAGAAGACGAAGAGGATTGCGACGGATCGATCGTCGGAGGAGGAAGCGGGGAGAGGGAAGAGGGCGAAGACGAGATTCACGGCGGAGCAGACGGAGGAGATGAGGAGCTACGCGGAGAAGCTGGGGTGGAAGGTGAGCAACGAGAGTAGAGAGAGAGTGAAAGAGTTTTGCGATGGGATCGGAGTGACTCGGAGGAAGCTGAGAGTCTGGATGAACAATCACAGCGAAGCTAACGTCCGCCGTTTAGCGGGTGAGGAGGGAGTGAAGAGGTTCAAGACGAAGTTCACGGCGGATCAGACGGAGAGAATGAGGAGTTACGCTGAGAAGCTGACGTGGAAAGTGGGCCCTGAGGATAGAGAGGAGACTGAAGGGTTTTGCAATGAGATTGGAGTTAATCTGAATAATTTTATGACCTGGATGAACAATCAAAAGGAAGAAAGAGACTTATGA
- the LOC108827662 gene encoding uncharacterized protein LOC108827662 isoform X2, translating to MESSPPPPHFKVVLGSSSIARRSILTDMGYQFTLMSADIDEKSIRKQNPEELVLALAEAKAEAIMQRIPDDDDIKETLLVTCDQVVVYENAVREKPSSVEEAREYIRGYSKGHTATVSSVVVTNTKTGFRKGGVDRVEIYFNEISEEIISKLIEEGTVLKVAGALLIEHPLISPCVKEMVGTIDSVMGLPKKLTEKLLKEAMASTQEKMSGV from the exons ATGGAATCgagtcctcctcctcctcactTCAAG GTGGTTTTGGGATCTTCATCGATTGCTCGACGAAGTATATTAACAGACATGGGATACCAATTCACTCTAATG AGTGCTGATATTGACGAGAAAAGCATCCGTAAGCAGAATCCTGAAGAGTTGGTTTTAGCTTTAGCTGAGGCAAAG GCTGAAGCAATCATGCAGCGGATCCCTGATGACGACGACATAAAGGAGACCTTACTTGTTACTTGTGACCAA GTTGTCGTCTATGAAAATGCCGTTAGAGAGAAACCCTCGAGTGTGGAAGAAGCAAGGGAATACATAAGAG gcTATTCCAAGGGACACACAGCAACAGTCAGTTCTGTGGTTGTAACAAATACCAAAACAGGATTCAGAAAAGGAGGCGTCGACAGAGTGGag ATCTATTTTAACGAAATATCGGAGGAGATTATCTCGAAACTG ATTGAGGAAGGCACGGTTCTTAAGGTGGCTGGTGCACTCCTAATCGAACATCCTCTAATATCGCCATGCGTCAAAGAAATG GTTGGGACAATAGATAGCGTCATGGGTCTGCCTAAAAAATTGACTGAGAAACTCTTAAAGGAAGCAATGGCAAGCACACAGGAGAAAATGTCTGGTGTCTAA
- the LOC108827662 gene encoding uncharacterized protein LOC108827662 isoform X1: protein MESSPPPPHFKQVVLGSSSIARRSILTDMGYQFTLMSADIDEKSIRKQNPEELVLALAEAKAEAIMQRIPDDDDIKETLLVTCDQVVVYENAVREKPSSVEEAREYIRGYSKGHTATVSSVVVTNTKTGFRKGGVDRVEIYFNEISEEIISKLIEEGTVLKVAGALLIEHPLISPCVKEMVGTIDSVMGLPKKLTEKLLKEAMASTQEKMSGV from the exons ATGGAATCgagtcctcctcctcctcactTCAAG CAGGTGGTTTTGGGATCTTCATCGATTGCTCGACGAAGTATATTAACAGACATGGGATACCAATTCACTCTAATG AGTGCTGATATTGACGAGAAAAGCATCCGTAAGCAGAATCCTGAAGAGTTGGTTTTAGCTTTAGCTGAGGCAAAG GCTGAAGCAATCATGCAGCGGATCCCTGATGACGACGACATAAAGGAGACCTTACTTGTTACTTGTGACCAA GTTGTCGTCTATGAAAATGCCGTTAGAGAGAAACCCTCGAGTGTGGAAGAAGCAAGGGAATACATAAGAG gcTATTCCAAGGGACACACAGCAACAGTCAGTTCTGTGGTTGTAACAAATACCAAAACAGGATTCAGAAAAGGAGGCGTCGACAGAGTGGag ATCTATTTTAACGAAATATCGGAGGAGATTATCTCGAAACTG ATTGAGGAAGGCACGGTTCTTAAGGTGGCTGGTGCACTCCTAATCGAACATCCTCTAATATCGCCATGCGTCAAAGAAATG GTTGGGACAATAGATAGCGTCATGGGTCTGCCTAAAAAATTGACTGAGAAACTCTTAAAGGAAGCAATGGCAAGCACACAGGAGAAAATGTCTGGTGTCTAA
- the LOC108827660 gene encoding uncharacterized protein LOC108827660, protein MASSALILRPFFSSLTQTCQTPISARTSDHPHTLSRRDALSISSASLLLFSLSPTDPALAFGISGPKEWLKDQKKKSSRFLLAPIDASRESLRSVYLSLSTREADYTDKDLESLQNLLRSSARDCVPKERSSLVDFQSKTGVEVCTFKLVLKNAASLLDDKDPVILEAENILNDLVRSFGSLIVLTNGIDMNLPSDRKKIADAVMESISFLDKFEKSVKDCLEI, encoded by the exons ATGGCTTCCTCCGCTCTTATCCTCCGACCTTTCTTCTCTTCACTCACTCAAACCTGTCAAACACCAATCTCCGCTCGAACTTCCGACCATCCACACACTCTCTCACGTCGCGACGCACTCTCTATATCCTCCGCttctctcctcctcttctctctctctccaaccGATCCAGCTCTCGCCTTCGGAATCt CAGGACCAAAGGAGTGGTTGAAAGATCAGAAGAAGAAGTCGTCGAGGTTCCTGCTAGCTCCCATTGATGCTTCTCGCGAAAGCCTCCGCTCTGTTTATCTTTCTCTCT CAACTAGAGAAGCTGATTATACGGACAAAGATTTGGAGAGCCTCCAGAACCTGTTGAGGTCTTCTGCAAGAGATTGTGTTCCTAAAGAGAGAAGCTCTCTTGTCGATTTTCAGTCTAAAACCGGAGTGGAG GTTTGCACATTCAAGCTTGTTCTGAAGAATGCTGCTTCATTACTAGATGATAAGGATCCTGTCATTCTTGAAGCAGAGAATATACTAAATGATCTTGTTAG GTCATTTGGTTCTCTCATCGTGCTAACGAATGGGATTGATATGAATCTTCCTTCTGATAG AAAAAAGATTGCGGATGCAGTTATGGAGTCGATCTCTTTTCTTGACAAGTTTGAGAAGAGTGTCAAGGACTGTCTTGAGATCTGA
- the LOC108828647 gene encoding glucose-6-phosphate isomerase, cytosolic → MASSTALVCETQAWKDLKGHVEDVNKTHLRDLMSDAHRCESMMLEFEGLLLDYSRQRATVETMDKLLNLAKAAQLSEKISRMFNGEHINSTENRSVLHVALRAPKDAVIKADGKNVVPEVWSVLDKIKDFSEKIRSGSWVGATGKPLKDVIAIGIGGSFLGPLFVHTALQTDPEAAECAKGRQLRFLANIDPVDVARNINGLNPETTLVVVVSKTFTTAETMLNARTLREWITTALGAPAVAKHMVAVSTNLALVEKFGIDPNNAFAFWDWVGGRYSVCSAVGVLPLSLQYGFSVVEKFLKGASSIDQHFQSTPFEKNIPVLLGLLSVWNVSFLGYPARAILPYSQALEKFAPHIQQVSMESNGKGVSIDGLSLPFETGEIDFGEPGTNGQHSFYQLIHQGRVIPCDFIGTVKSQQPVYLEGEVVSNHDELMSNFFAQPDALAYGKTPEQLQKENVSENLIPHKTFSGNRPSLSLLLPELSAYNVGQLLAIYEHRVAVQGFVWGINSFDQWGVELGKVLATQVRKQLHSSRTQGAAPEGFNYSTTTLLKRYLETSSEQKM, encoded by the exons ATGGCTTCATCAACAGCTCTGGTTTGTGAGACCCAGGCTTGGAAGGATTTGAAG GGTCATGTTGAAGATGTTAACAAGACTCATTTGCGTGATTTGATGAGTGATGCACACAGATGCGAGTCCATGATGTT GGAATTTGAGGGGCTGCTGTTGGATTATTCTCGACAGCGTGCAACTGTGGAGACAATGGACAAGCTTCTGAACTTGGCTAAG GCTGCACAGTTGTCAGAAAAGATCAGCCGCATGTTCAACGGGGAGCAT ATTAACAGTACGGAGAACAGGTCAGTGCTTCATGTTGCACTCCGTGCTCCAAAGGATGCAGTTATCAAGGCCGATGGGAAGAATGTAGTCCCAGAGGTGTGGAGCGTTTTAGACAAGATCAAGGATTTTTCTGAGAAGATTCGCTCTGGTTCATGG GTTGGAGCCACTGGGAAACCGCTGAAAGATGTCATTGCAATTGGTATTGGTGGAAGCTTCTTAGGTCCACTTTTTGTGCACACGGCTCTTCAAACAG ATCCTGAAGCTGCAGAGTGTGCCAAAGGACGTCAACTGCGTTT cctTGCAAATATTGATCCTGTTGATGTTGCTAGAAATATCAATGGACTAAATCCAGAAACTACTCTAG TTGTGGTGGTCTCAAAAACATTTACAACTGCTGAAACAATGCTGAACGCTAGGACATTGAGGGAATGGATTACAACTGCTCTTGG GGCTCCGGCTGTTGCAAAACACATGGTTGCTGTCAGCACTAATCTTGCG TTAGTGGAGAAATTCGGTATTGACCCGAACAATGCATTTGCATTTTGGGACTGGGTTGGTGGAAGATACAGTG TTTGCAGTGCTGTTGGAGTCTTACCTTTGTCTCTACAGTATGGCTTCTCTGTGGTTGAGAA GTTTTTAAAGGGAGCTTCAAGCATTGATCAGCATTTCCAGTCCACACCGTTTGAGAAGAATATACCT GTGCTTTTAGGGTTATTGAGTGTATGGAATGTATCATTTCTTGGATATCCTGCCAGG gCCATCTTACCTTACTCCCAAGCCCTTGAGAAGTTTGCTCCGCATATTCAACAG gTTAGTATGGAGAGTAATGGAAAGGGAGTCTCAATTGATGGTCTATCTCTCCCGTTCGAGACTGGTGAGATTGATTTTGGTGAGCCTGGAACAAATGGCCAACACAGCTTTTACCAACTCATTCACCAG GGACGCGTAATCCCTTGTGATTTCATTGGCACTGTGAAGAGTCAGCAACCTGTGTACTTGGAGG GAGAGGTTGTCAGTAACCATGACGAGCTCATGTCCAACTTTTTTGCTCAGCCTGATGCTCTTGCATATGGAAAA ACACCTGAACAGCTGCAGAAAGAGAATGTTTCAGAAAATCTCATTCCTCACAAG ACATTCTCCGGCAACCGACCTTCTCTTAGCCTTCTACTTCCGGAACTGAGTGCTTACAATGTTGGCCAG TTGCTGGCAATCTATGAACACAGAGTGGCGGTTCAAGGGTTTGTGTGGGGTATCAATTCGTTTGACCAGTGGGGAGTTGAGCTAGGAAAAGTTCTGGCTACTCAGGTGAGGAAACAGCTTCATTCGTCACGTACTCAAGGAGCTGCTCCCGAGGGATTCAATTACAGTACCACAACGCTTTTGAAACGATATCTCGAG ACGAGTTCCGAGCAGAAGATGTGA
- the LOC108826870 gene encoding polygalacturonase inhibitor 2 — MCGKTTTLLLVLFTLLLTTSLSKDLCHKDDKNTLLKILKAMNISWVLEDDCCTWYSVDCDNANRVISLAISNIDVSGQIPPEVGDLPYLQYLTLRKLPNLTGEIPPTIAKLKYLKFLWLSWNNLTGPVPEFLSQLKNLEYINLSFNKLSGSIPGSLSLLPNLTALELSRNKLTGTIPESFGSFKGDVYGIYLSHNQLSGSIPKSLGNLDFNTIDLSRNKLEGDASMLFGAKKKTWHIDLSRNMFQFDISKVKVAKTVRFLDLNHNSLTGSIPDQWTQLDLQTFNVSYNRLCGRIPQGGDLQSFDAYAYLHNKCLCGAPLPSCNVKIKQPIFI, encoded by the exons ATGTGTGGTAAAACAACGACACTGCTCTTGGTCTTGTTCACTCTTCTACTAACGACATCTTTATCCAAAGACCTCTGTCACAAAGATGACAAAAACACCCTCCTCAAGATCCTGAAAGCCATGAACATCTCCTGGGTCCTCGAGGACGACTGCTGCACCTGGTACTCTGTTGATTGCGACAACGCAAACCGAGTCATCTCTCTAGCCATATCCAACATCGACGTCTCCGGTCAGATCCCTCCTGAAGTCGGCGACTTACCGTATCTACAATACCTCACACTCCGCAAACTCCCTAACCTCACCGGTGAAATCCCACCCACCATTGCCAAGCTCAAGTATCTCAAATTTCTCTGGCTCAGCTGGAACAACCTGACCGGCCCGGTTCCTGAATTTCTGAGTCAACTCAAGAATCTAGAGTACATAAACCTTTCCTTCAATAAACTCTCCGGTTCCATACCCGGTTCACTCTCTTTGTTACCTAATCTGACTGCACTAGAACTCAGCAGGAACAAGCTTACAG GTACGATACCAGAGTCATTTGGATCGTTTAAAGGAGATGTATATGGGATTTACCTATCACACAACCAGCTGTCCGGTTCTATACCAAAATCACTAGGCAACCTCGACTTTAACACGATTGATCTTTCCCGGAACAAGCTTGAAGGTGATGCGTCGATGTTGTTTGGAGCCAAAAAGAAGACATGGCACATCGACTTATCTAGAAACATGTTCCAGTTCGATATCTCCAAGGTTAAGGTCGCTAAGACAGTTCGTTTCTTGGACTTGAATCACAACAGCCTCACAGGGAGTATCCCGGATCAATGGACCCAACTTGATCTTCAGACTTTCAACGTTAGCTATAACAGATTGTGTGGACGCATTCCCCAGGGAGGTGACCTTCAGAGTTTTGATGCTTATGCCTATTTACACAACAAGTGCTTGTGTGGTGCACCTCTTCCGAGTTGCAACGTGAAGATCAAGCAACCGATCTTTATCTAA
- the LOC108826716 gene encoding LOW QUALITY PROTEIN: probable long-chain-alcohol O-fatty-acyltransferase 9 (The sequence of the model RefSeq protein was modified relative to this genomic sequence to represent the inferred CDS: deleted 1 base in 1 codon), which produces MEAELRNFILVWLSAIVFVSYCYYVSPKIKAGVFRFLSVLPVCALFLVLPLFFSSVHFSSSTAFYLSGFANLKLILFAFDQGPLLPLPPNLVHFICFTCFPIKLQQNPNSQNRFHKRAFAFRLFLFFLVLHVYKYSQTLPHYVLLGLCFVHLYLELEILLAPLKFLLSITLGCDLEPQFNEPYLATSLQDLWGRRWNLMVSAIFRSGVYNPVRGASRGLINSSWARFMGFFVTFLVSGLFHELVYFYITREAPKWEVTLFFVLNGVCTGTEVAVKRTVFFQRRLPVRPVVSWLLTMGFVAVTGGLLYFPQFIRSGMMERRANETLFFIDFVKRKFSIF; this is translated from the exons ATGGAAGCAGAGCTCAGGAACTTCATTCTTGTGTGGCTTTCTGCAATAGTTTTTGTATCTTACTGTTACTACGTATCACCCAAAATCAAAGCTGGTGTTTTTCGTTTCCTCTCTGTTCTTCCCGTTTGTGCGCTCTTTCTTGttcttccgctgtttttctcCTCTGTACATTTCTCAAGCTCCACAGCTTTTTACCTCTCCGGGTTTGCCAATTTAAAGCTCATTCTCTTTGCATTTGATCAAGGACCCCTTCTCCCACTTCCCCCTAACCTCGTGCATTTCATCTGCTTCACTTGCTTCCCTATCAAGCTTCAACAAAACCCTAATTCTCAAAACCGTTTTCATAAAAGGGCTTTCGCCTTCAGATTATTCCTCTTCTTCCTTGTGTTACACGTGTACAAGTACAGTCAAACTCTTCCTCATTACGTGCTATTGGGTCTCTGTTTCGTGCATCTATACCTTGAGCTTGAGATCCTCTTAGCTCCCCTCAAATTTCTGCTCAGTATCACTCTCGGGTGCGACCTCGAGCCACAGTTCAACGAGCCATACTTGGCTACATCTCTTCAAGACTTGTGGGGTCGTCGTTGGAACCTCATGGTCTCCGCTATTTTCCGATCAGGTGTCTACAACCCGGTGCGTGGGGCAAGCCGAGGCCTAATAAATTCCAGTTGGGCTAGGTTTATGGGGTTTTTCGTAACGTTCCTAGTCTCCGGTCTGTTTCATGAGCTGGTATACTTCTATATAACCCGTGAGGCTCCT AAATGGGAGGTCACTTTGTTCTTTGTGTTAAATGGGGTTTGCACAGGGACGGAGGTGGCCGTGAAGAGGACGGTGTTTTTTCAGCGGCGGTTACCGGTGAGACCGGTGGTATCATGGCTTCTCACGATGGGCTTTGTGGCTGTGACCGGTGGTTTGCTGTATTTCCCTCAGTTTATAAGGAGCGGCATGATGGAGAGACGCGCCAATGAAACATTGTTTTTCATTGATTTCGTGAAGCGCAAGTTTTCCATTTTCTAG